A DNA window from Impatiens glandulifera chromosome 7, dImpGla2.1, whole genome shotgun sequence contains the following coding sequences:
- the LOC124910766 gene encoding deSI-like protein At4g17486 produces MTDVILHVYDVTNSGSDKTNNTILQINKIFKDGIGIGGIFHSAVQVHGEDEWSFGYCEQGSGVFSCPASKNPMYTYREYIILGKTSFPKFKVNQILRELSREWSGDSYDLLSKNCNHFCDELSERLGVPKPPGWINRFAHAGDAAVEIAENTAYRFRQAKTEIASASKVAYHFLVNIGSNSMKTVDQESTTGGNINRGGIPKFQSSWFKNLISAGDKPPPAASIDNSTRLGLEKQEETAMLHQQDQMYERLI; encoded by the exons ATGACGGATGTGATTCTTCACGTATACGATGTAACGAATAGCGGCTCAGATAAGACGAACAACACAATTCTACAGATCAACAAGATCTTCAAGGACGGAATCGGGATTGGTGGCATCTTCCACAGCGCCGTTCAG GTTCATGGAGAAGATGAATGGTCGTTTGGGTATTGTGAACAAGGCTCTGGAGTTTTTAGTTGCCCAGCTAGCAAGAATCCTATGTATACGTATCGTGAATATATAATCCTTGGGAAAACAAGCTTCCCCAAATTCAAGGTTAACCAGATCCTGAGAGAACTTAGTAGGGAGTGGTCTGGAGACTCATATGACTTGCTATCAAAAAACTGCAACCACTTTTGTGATGAGCTCTCTGAAAGGCTTGGTGTGCCTAAACCTCCTG GTTGGATCAACCGCTTTGCCCATGCTGGAGATGCTGCAGTGGAAATTGCAGAAAATACAGCATACAGA ttCAGACAAGCGAAAACAGAGATTGCATCAGCTAGTAAAGTGGCATACCATTTCCTTGTTAATATTGGTTCAAATTCTATGAAGACGGTTGATCAAGAATCAACAACAGGAGGAAATATAAATAGAGGAGGGATTCCTAAGTTCCAATCAAGCTGGTTCAAGAACCTTATTTCTGCAGGTGACAAACCCCCACCAGCAGCTTCAATTGATAATAGTACTAGGCTTGGACTAGAGAAGCAAGAGGAAACTGCTATGCTCCATCAACAAGACCAAATGTATGAGAGGCTCATATAA